The Leifsonia williamsii genome includes a region encoding these proteins:
- a CDS encoding glycosyltransferase family 2 protein: MPSPAITVLVSARDAERTVGLAMRSVLSALPADGRMIVRSDGSTDGTLAAVRAVADPRVRVLADDRWLGTAASGNVLLDQVETPLVSRMDADDISLPGRFRAQLGRISAGIDFSFTTGVQWWEGTARVRPQFPHPVSTATAPLLLLLTNPFMHPTMVARTGAVHALGGYRTVASEDFDLYLRAAAAGYQLERLRIPRLVYRRYAAQTTAQPDWWEARSADSRVEEVFGVVAWQALGFVPRWFAWRRDGFPLGEAPAGVLEDIERFRDLALRLAPDERRPLIERLHRMELRARGIEARA, from the coding sequence ATGCCCTCCCCCGCCATCACCGTCCTCGTCTCGGCCCGCGACGCCGAGCGCACCGTCGGCCTCGCCATGCGCAGCGTGCTGAGCGCCCTGCCCGCCGACGGACGCATGATCGTGCGGTCCGACGGGTCGACCGACGGCACGCTGGCGGCCGTGCGCGCGGTCGCGGACCCGCGGGTGCGCGTGCTGGCCGACGACCGCTGGCTCGGCACGGCCGCCTCGGGCAACGTGCTCCTCGATCAGGTGGAGACGCCGCTCGTCTCCCGGATGGACGCCGACGACATCAGCCTCCCCGGGCGGTTCCGGGCCCAGCTCGGCCGGATCAGCGCCGGGATCGACTTCAGCTTCACGACAGGGGTGCAGTGGTGGGAGGGGACGGCCAGGGTGCGCCCGCAGTTCCCGCATCCCGTCTCGACGGCGACCGCGCCCCTCCTGCTGCTGCTCACCAACCCCTTCATGCACCCGACGATGGTCGCGCGCACCGGCGCCGTCCACGCGCTCGGAGGCTACCGCACGGTCGCGAGCGAGGACTTCGACCTGTACCTGCGCGCGGCCGCGGCCGGCTACCAGCTGGAGCGGCTGCGCATCCCGCGGCTGGTCTACCGCCGGTACGCCGCACAGACCACCGCGCAACCGGACTGGTGGGAGGCGCGCTCGGCCGACTCCCGGGTGGAGGAGGTGTTCGGCGTCGTCGCCTGGCAGGCGCTCGGCTTCGTGCCGCGCTGGTTCGCCTGGCGGCGCGACGGCTTCCCGCTCGGGGAGGCTCCGGCGGGTGTGCTCGAGGACATCGAGCGCTTCCGCGACCTCGCCCTGCGCCTGGCGCCGGACGAGCGCCGCCCGCTGATCGAGCGGCTGCACCGGATGGAGCTGCGCGCACGCGGGATCGAGGCGCGCGCATGA
- a CDS encoding DNA-binding protein, which produces MFVVTADQIGSRSGPDLAGPALEQLQGRFGERLRLPVDRNAGDELQALTADAETALELVLALTRTREWSVGLGLGAVRTPLPEQTREASGDAFVAARAAVTRAKRSPVRLAVEAVADPQPAADAEALLGLLLTLRDARSEAGWELYDLVVSGLTQAEAGSRLGITPQSASDRARAAGLRVELAALPALARLLADADAAQERATAAGSEDE; this is translated from the coding sequence ATGTTCGTCGTCACCGCCGACCAGATCGGCAGCCGCTCCGGGCCCGACCTCGCCGGTCCCGCGCTCGAGCAGCTGCAGGGGCGCTTCGGCGAGCGCCTCCGCCTCCCCGTCGACCGCAACGCCGGCGACGAGTTGCAGGCGCTCACGGCCGACGCGGAGACCGCGCTGGAGCTCGTGCTCGCCCTCACCCGCACGCGGGAGTGGAGCGTCGGGCTGGGCCTGGGCGCGGTCCGCACGCCGCTGCCCGAGCAGACCAGGGAGGCCAGCGGCGACGCCTTCGTCGCCGCCCGGGCCGCCGTGACCAGGGCCAAGCGGTCCCCCGTCCGGCTGGCGGTGGAGGCGGTGGCCGACCCGCAGCCCGCCGCGGACGCGGAGGCCCTGCTCGGCCTCCTGCTCACCCTGCGGGATGCGCGCTCCGAGGCGGGCTGGGAGCTGTACGACCTGGTCGTCTCCGGCCTCACGCAGGCGGAGGCCGGGTCCAGGCTCGGCATCACCCCGCAGTCGGCGAGCGACCGCGCCCGCGCGGCGGGGCTCCGTGTCGAGCTGGCCGCGCTGCCGGCGCTGGCTAGGCTGTTGGCGGACGCGGATGCCGCCCAGGAGCGGGCGACGGCCGCAGGATCGGAGGACGAATGA
- the argF gene encoding ornithine carbamoyltransferase, giving the protein MTRHFLRDDDLSPAEQAEVLQLAAALKRDRFSAKPLAGPQTVAVIFDKTSTRTRVSFAVGIADLGGSPLIIQSGESQLGGKESLADTARVLERMVSAIVWRTYAQAGLEEMAAGTRVPVINALSDDFHPCQILADLQTVQEHKGELAGLTMSYFGDGANNMAHSYLLGGATAGMHVRVAAPAGYLPDPAIVADAEAIAARTGGSVFVTTDAGEAADGADVMVTDTWVSMGKEDEKAERLSVFGDYAVDAALMARADADAIFLHCLPAYRGYEVSADVIDGPQSVIWDEAENRLHAQKALLAWLLSKNEEAAA; this is encoded by the coding sequence ATGACCAGGCACTTCCTCCGCGACGACGATCTCAGCCCCGCCGAGCAGGCGGAGGTGCTGCAGCTCGCCGCCGCGCTCAAGCGCGACCGCTTCTCGGCGAAGCCCCTCGCCGGCCCGCAGACCGTGGCGGTGATCTTCGACAAGACCTCGACCCGCACGCGCGTCTCGTTCGCGGTCGGCATCGCCGACCTCGGCGGCTCGCCGCTGATCATCCAGAGCGGCGAGAGCCAGCTGGGCGGCAAGGAGTCGCTGGCCGACACCGCGCGCGTGCTGGAGCGCATGGTCTCCGCGATCGTGTGGCGCACCTACGCGCAGGCGGGCCTGGAGGAGATGGCGGCGGGCACCCGCGTCCCCGTGATCAACGCGCTGTCCGACGACTTCCACCCCTGCCAGATCCTTGCCGACCTGCAGACCGTGCAGGAGCACAAGGGCGAGCTGGCCGGGCTGACCATGAGCTACTTCGGCGACGGCGCGAACAACATGGCGCACTCGTACCTGCTCGGTGGTGCCACCGCGGGCATGCACGTGCGCGTCGCCGCGCCGGCCGGCTACCTGCCCGACCCGGCGATCGTGGCGGACGCGGAGGCGATCGCAGCGCGCACCGGCGGCTCGGTGTTCGTGACCACGGACGCGGGGGAGGCCGCCGACGGCGCCGACGTCATGGTCACCGACACCTGGGTGTCGATGGGCAAGGAGGACGAGAAGGCCGAGCGCCTCTCCGTCTTCGGCGACTACGCGGTGGACGCAGCGCTCATGGCGCGCGCGGACGCCGACGCGATCTTCCTGCACTGCCTGCCCGCCTATCGCGGCTACGAGGTGAGCGCCGACGTGATCGACGGCCCGCAGTCGGTGATCTGGGACGAGGCGGAGAACCGCCTCCACGCGCAGAAGGCGCTGCTGGCCTGGCTGCTTTCGAAGAACGAGGAGGCGGCGGCGTGA
- the argH gene encoding argininosuccinate lyase, translating to MTDETTENGAGENGAGGGKTGEGSLWGARFAGGPSPELAALSKSTHFDWALAPYDIAGSRAHAKALAAAGYLTDDELAGMLEALDRLDADVASGAFVAAETDEDVHGALERGLIERAGADLGGKLRAGRSRNDQIATLIRLYLRDHAGVIAERLIALVDAIASQADAHPAAILPGRTHLQHAQPVLLAHHLLAHCWPLVRDLERLADWDRRANVSPYGAGALAGSTLGLDPALVARELGFAHSSENSIDGTAARDVVAEFAFIAAQIGIDVSRFAEEVILWNTREFGFVTLDDAYSTGSSIMPQKKNPDIAELARGKAGRLIGNLTGLLTTLKGLPLAYNRDLQEDKEPVFDSVTTLEVVLPAFAGMVATMRFHTERMAELAPQGFSLATDVAEWLVKQHVPFRVAHELTGSLVRVAEENGLELHEVSDEQLAAISPVLTPEVRSVLTVEGSVASRAGVGGTAPERVAEQLAALTERVRAVTGALTATRRDLV from the coding sequence GTGACCGACGAGACCACCGAGAACGGCGCCGGCGAGAACGGCGCCGGCGGCGGCAAGACCGGCGAGGGCTCGCTCTGGGGCGCGCGCTTCGCGGGCGGCCCCTCGCCCGAGCTGGCCGCGCTGAGCAAGTCGACGCACTTCGACTGGGCGCTCGCGCCGTACGACATCGCCGGGTCCCGTGCCCACGCCAAGGCGCTGGCGGCGGCGGGCTACCTCACCGACGACGAGCTGGCGGGGATGCTGGAGGCGCTCGACCGCCTCGACGCCGACGTCGCGTCCGGCGCGTTCGTCGCCGCGGAGACCGACGAGGACGTGCACGGCGCCCTGGAGCGCGGCCTGATCGAGCGCGCCGGCGCGGACCTCGGCGGCAAGCTGCGCGCGGGCCGCAGCCGCAACGACCAGATCGCGACGCTCATCCGGCTGTACCTCCGCGACCATGCGGGCGTCATCGCCGAGCGGCTGATCGCGCTGGTCGACGCCATCGCGTCGCAGGCCGACGCGCACCCGGCGGCCATCCTGCCGGGCCGCACGCACCTCCAGCACGCCCAGCCGGTGCTGCTCGCGCACCACCTGCTCGCGCACTGCTGGCCGCTCGTGCGCGACCTGGAGCGGCTCGCCGACTGGGACCGCCGGGCGAACGTGTCGCCGTACGGCGCCGGCGCGCTCGCCGGCTCCACCCTCGGCCTCGACCCGGCGCTGGTCGCCCGCGAGCTGGGCTTCGCGCACAGCTCGGAGAACTCGATCGACGGCACCGCCGCGCGCGACGTCGTGGCCGAGTTCGCCTTCATCGCCGCGCAGATCGGCATCGATGTCTCGCGGTTCGCCGAGGAGGTCATCCTCTGGAACACCCGCGAGTTCGGCTTCGTCACGCTCGACGACGCGTACTCCACCGGCTCGTCGATCATGCCGCAGAAGAAGAACCCCGACATCGCGGAGCTCGCGCGCGGCAAGGCCGGGCGGCTGATCGGCAACCTGACCGGCCTCCTGACCACGCTGAAGGGCCTCCCGCTCGCGTACAACCGCGACCTGCAGGAGGACAAGGAGCCGGTGTTCGACTCGGTCACGACGCTCGAGGTCGTGCTGCCCGCGTTCGCCGGGATGGTCGCCACCATGCGCTTCCACACCGAGCGGATGGCCGAGCTCGCGCCGCAGGGCTTCTCGCTCGCCACCGACGTGGCCGAGTGGCTGGTCAAGCAGCACGTGCCGTTCCGCGTCGCCCACGAGCTGACCGGCAGCCTGGTCCGCGTCGCGGAGGAAAACGGGCTGGAGCTGCACGAGGTGAGCGACGAGCAGCTCGCGGCCATCTCTCCGGTGCTGACCCCGGAGGTGCGCTCGGTGCTGACCGTGGAGGGCTCCGTCGCCAGCCGCGCCGGCGTCGGCGGGACCGCTCCGGAGCGGGTCGCCGAGCAGCTCGCCGCACTGACCGAGCGGGTGCGGGCCGTGACCGGCGCGCTCACCGCCACGAGAAGGGATCTCGTCTGA
- a CDS encoding glycosyltransferase family 2 protein, which yields MTPSSPPPSASVVLCVRDALDAVPAVAARVAAVAALRRVDVVVVDDGSTDGTGEALARLLPRRVDVTLVRHPESAGVAARRNEALAWARGEHVWFVDHDDEWTAGDLMTLRGAAAGADVVVAGADYRWGPGAGERRRVDGARVDGPTEVDGARASAMLVEGAFHGFLWSKLFRREALGAAPFPALPAQSDIVGVATALAAAETVRLLPDTVYTYVRTPGSITRRTPDASALERAHDLVLASAGRHASADARDAFTARFLCLAAVKTAVRWRAGRAAVREAVAVAARRAREVRLARLLRRSPALGAVVLLLRACPPALPPLLRTALHGLDLLRTARGAARRATRRAS from the coding sequence ATGACTCCTTCATCTCCGCCGCCCTCCGCCTCCGTCGTCCTGTGCGTCCGCGACGCGCTCGACGCGGTCCCTGCTGTCGCCGCCCGCGTCGCGGCCGTCGCCGCGCTGCGCCGTGTCGACGTCGTGGTCGTGGACGACGGATCGACCGACGGCACCGGCGAGGCCCTCGCCCGGCTGCTGCCCCGACGCGTCGACGTGACGCTCGTCCGGCATCCGGAGTCCGCCGGCGTCGCCGCCCGCCGCAACGAGGCGCTCGCATGGGCGCGCGGCGAGCACGTGTGGTTCGTGGACCACGACGACGAGTGGACCGCCGGCGACCTCATGACGCTGCGCGGGGCCGCCGCAGGAGCGGACGTCGTCGTGGCCGGCGCCGACTACCGCTGGGGCCCCGGCGCCGGCGAGCGCCGCCGGGTCGACGGGGCGCGCGTCGACGGCCCCACCGAGGTCGACGGCGCCCGCGCATCGGCGATGCTCGTCGAGGGCGCGTTCCACGGATTCCTGTGGTCGAAGCTGTTCCGCCGGGAGGCCCTCGGCGCCGCCCCCTTCCCCGCCCTGCCCGCGCAGAGCGACATCGTCGGCGTCGCGACGGCGCTCGCTGCGGCGGAGACGGTCCGCCTCCTCCCCGACACCGTGTACACCTACGTGCGGACGCCCGGGTCGATCACGCGCCGCACGCCGGACGCCTCGGCGCTGGAGCGCGCCCACGACCTCGTCCTCGCCAGCGCCGGTCGTCACGCGTCGGCGGACGCGCGGGACGCGTTCACGGCGCGGTTCCTCTGCCTCGCGGCGGTCAAGACCGCGGTGCGCTGGCGCGCCGGACGAGCGGCGGTGCGCGAGGCGGTCGCGGTCGCCGCGAGACGGGCGCGGGAGGTCCGCCTCGCGCGGCTCCTCCGTCGCTCCCCCGCGCTCGGCGCCGTCGTGCTCCTGCTGCGCGCGTGCCCGCCCGCCCTTCCCCCGCTGCTGCGGACGGCCCTCCACGGGCTGGACCTTCTGCGCACCGCACGCGGCGCCGCACGCCGCGCAACCCGCCGCGCCTCCTGA
- a CDS encoding glycosyltransferase produces MTGEGPAKPVAVQLRVHDIGYPRNARLREHLRLLGMEVRVSPRAQRGPKPLRLLADLFAMLRDTRGARVAVLSEFSLPSAPAARVIARLRGIPLIVDGFVGKHETAIEDWGYASPRSLRALLLRLVDRASVRAADLYLIDTEARAEALREHHGRRTPVIGLPVGAPRWIAPHPPRAADGTLRVLYSGGNIPLHGLPLALEAVAAADPRVRLDLVLSGPREVVQARIDALGIGDRCTIHPPVSHRELVERMEDADVVLGIFGDSPKARGVVANKVWQGLAAGRPVVTLRTPATEELLPHAGGLLTLVDDAAGLTRALDDLRARGRFPEDAQVAERLEEFVRERYRALDDWLADRVR; encoded by the coding sequence ATGACCGGCGAAGGCCCCGCCAAGCCCGTCGCCGTGCAGCTGCGCGTCCACGACATCGGCTATCCGCGCAACGCCCGGCTGCGCGAGCACCTGCGCCTGCTCGGGATGGAGGTGCGGGTCTCGCCGCGCGCGCAGCGCGGCCCGAAGCCGCTGCGCCTCCTGGCCGACCTGTTCGCCATGCTGCGGGACACCCGCGGCGCGCGCGTCGCCGTGCTGTCCGAGTTCTCGCTGCCGTCGGCGCCCGCGGCTCGCGTGATCGCCCGGCTGCGCGGCATCCCGCTGATCGTCGACGGCTTCGTCGGCAAGCACGAGACCGCCATCGAGGACTGGGGCTACGCCTCCCCGCGCTCGCTGCGGGCCCTTCTGCTGCGGCTCGTCGACCGGGCGTCGGTCCGCGCAGCCGATCTCTATCTGATCGACACGGAGGCGCGTGCGGAGGCGCTGCGCGAGCATCACGGCAGGCGGACCCCGGTGATCGGGCTCCCGGTCGGCGCGCCGCGCTGGATCGCACCCCACCCGCCGCGGGCCGCCGACGGCACGCTGCGGGTGCTGTACTCCGGCGGCAACATCCCGCTGCACGGTCTGCCCCTGGCGCTGGAGGCGGTGGCCGCTGCCGATCCGCGCGTCCGCCTCGACCTCGTGCTCTCCGGACCGCGGGAAGTCGTGCAGGCCCGCATCGACGCGCTCGGCATCGGCGACCGCTGCACGATCCACCCCCCGGTCAGCCACCGGGAGCTGGTGGAGCGGATGGAGGACGCCGACGTGGTGCTGGGCATCTTCGGCGACTCCCCCAAGGCGCGCGGGGTCGTCGCGAACAAGGTGTGGCAGGGTCTCGCGGCCGGGCGCCCGGTGGTGACGCTGCGGACGCCCGCGACGGAGGAGCTGCTCCCGCACGCCGGCGGGCTGCTCACGCTCGTCGACGATGCCGCGGGGCTGACCCGCGCGCTCGACGACCTGCGTGCCCGGGGACGGTTCCCCGAGGACGCGCAGGTCGCCGAGCGGCTGGAGGAGTTCGTGCGCGAGCGCTACCGGGCGCTCGACGACTGGCTGGCCGACCGCGTGCGGTGA
- a CDS encoding acetylornithine transaminase → MTEVTQGQWKGRFGSAMMRTLATPQLMLERGEGCRVWDVDGNEYLDFLAGIAVNSLGHAHPALVEAVSRQVGTLAHVSNYFSTRPQLELAERLRQITGAGEQGRVLFGNSGAEANEAAFKLARLNRGRSGRRTRVLALHNAFHGRTMGSLALTGKPPMREAFEPLPGGVEHIDSTIEALEAAIDDRVAALFVEPIKGEAGVLELPDGFLQRARELTEQHGALLILDEIQTGVGRTGRWFAYQHAGILPDAVTVAKGIAGGVPIGALVTFGRASELFTQGQHGSTFGGNPLATAAGNAVLAEIEGADLVGNAARRGEELRAIIRSFDHPLIGDVRGAGLLIGIGLTDGEAHRLSAAALAQGLIINAPNESSIRLAPPLIVGDAELAEFREKFGRALAAL, encoded by the coding sequence GGTTCGGCAGCGCCATGATGCGCACGCTCGCGACGCCGCAGCTCATGCTGGAGCGCGGAGAGGGCTGCCGGGTGTGGGACGTCGACGGCAACGAGTACCTCGACTTCCTCGCGGGGATCGCGGTGAACTCGCTCGGGCACGCGCACCCCGCGCTGGTGGAGGCGGTGAGCCGCCAGGTCGGCACGCTCGCCCACGTCTCGAACTACTTCTCGACCCGGCCGCAGCTGGAGCTCGCCGAGCGCCTCCGGCAGATCACGGGTGCGGGGGAGCAGGGCCGGGTGCTGTTCGGCAACTCCGGCGCCGAGGCCAACGAGGCGGCCTTCAAGCTGGCCCGCCTCAACCGCGGTCGCAGCGGCAGGCGCACCCGCGTGCTCGCCCTGCACAACGCCTTCCACGGCCGCACTATGGGCTCCCTCGCGCTCACCGGCAAGCCGCCGATGCGCGAGGCGTTCGAGCCGCTCCCCGGCGGCGTCGAGCACATCGACTCCACCATCGAGGCGCTGGAGGCGGCGATCGACGACCGCGTCGCCGCCCTGTTCGTCGAGCCGATCAAGGGCGAGGCGGGCGTGCTGGAGCTGCCGGACGGCTTCCTGCAGCGGGCGCGCGAGCTCACCGAGCAGCACGGCGCGCTGCTCATCCTCGACGAGATCCAGACCGGCGTCGGGCGCACGGGCCGCTGGTTCGCGTATCAGCACGCCGGCATCCTCCCGGACGCGGTCACCGTCGCGAAGGGCATCGCCGGCGGCGTGCCGATCGGCGCGCTCGTCACCTTCGGCCGCGCCTCCGAGCTGTTCACGCAGGGCCAGCACGGGTCGACCTTCGGCGGCAACCCGCTGGCGACCGCCGCGGGCAACGCCGTGCTCGCCGAGATCGAGGGCGCCGACCTGGTCGGCAACGCGGCACGCCGCGGCGAGGAGCTGCGCGCGATCATCCGCTCGTTCGACCACCCGCTGATCGGCGACGTCCGCGGCGCCGGCCTGCTGATCGGCATCGGCCTCACCGACGGCGAGGCGCACCGGCTCTCCGCGGCGGCGCTCGCGCAGGGGCTGATCATCAACGCCCCCAACGAGTCGAGCATCCGCCTCGCGCCGCCGCTGATCGTGGGCGACGCCGAGCTGGCGGAGTTCCGCGAGAAGTTCGGCCGCGCGCTCGCCGCCCTCTGA
- the tyrS gene encoding tyrosine--tRNA ligase: MSDSSLLDAQANDPTFDDVWDELRWRGLVHVSTDESALKELLAGEPVTYYCGFDPTAPSLHLGNLVQLLTMRRLQLAGHKPLGLVGGSTGLIGDPRPTAERTLNTRETVAEWVRSLQGQVSQFLSFEGDNAARLVNNLDWTAPMSAIDFLREIGKHFRVGTMLKKDAVAARLNSDEGISYTEFSYQILQGMDYLELYRQYGCVLQTGGSDQWGNLTSGTELIRKVEGAHVHAIGTPLITNSDGTKFGKSEGNAVWLDARLTSPYAFYQFWVNTDDADVIPRLKVFTFLTRDEIAAYERAVAEEPFRREAQLRLAREVTTLVHGAGATEAAISASQALFGQGDLAGQDRATLESALRELPNTTTAPATTIAQALVDTALTKSLGEARRAVQQGGVYVNNAKAEDADAPVGDQLLPGGMVVLRRGKKTLAGVFVE, encoded by the coding sequence ATGTCCGACTCCTCCCTCCTCGACGCCCAGGCCAACGACCCGACGTTCGACGACGTGTGGGACGAGCTCCGCTGGCGCGGACTCGTGCACGTCTCGACCGACGAGTCCGCGCTCAAAGAGCTGCTCGCGGGGGAGCCGGTCACCTATTACTGCGGGTTCGACCCGACCGCGCCCAGCCTCCACCTCGGCAACCTGGTGCAGCTGCTCACCATGCGCCGCCTCCAGCTCGCCGGCCACAAGCCGCTCGGGCTCGTCGGCGGCTCGACCGGACTGATCGGCGACCCGCGCCCGACCGCGGAGCGCACGCTCAACACGCGCGAGACGGTCGCGGAGTGGGTGCGCTCGCTGCAGGGCCAGGTCTCGCAGTTCCTCAGCTTCGAGGGCGACAACGCGGCGCGCCTGGTCAACAACCTCGACTGGACGGCCCCGATGTCGGCCATCGACTTCCTGCGCGAGATCGGCAAGCACTTCCGGGTCGGCACCATGCTCAAGAAGGACGCCGTCGCCGCGCGCCTGAACTCCGACGAGGGCATCTCGTACACCGAGTTCAGCTACCAGATCCTGCAGGGCATGGACTACCTCGAGCTGTACCGCCAGTACGGCTGCGTGCTGCAGACCGGCGGCAGCGACCAGTGGGGCAACCTCACCAGCGGCACCGAGCTGATCCGCAAGGTGGAGGGCGCCCACGTCCACGCGATCGGCACCCCGCTGATCACGAACAGCGACGGCACCAAGTTCGGCAAGAGCGAGGGCAACGCCGTCTGGCTCGACGCGCGCCTGACCAGCCCGTACGCGTTCTACCAGTTCTGGGTCAACACCGACGACGCCGACGTGATCCCGCGGCTCAAGGTCTTCACGTTCCTCACCCGCGACGAGATCGCCGCGTACGAGCGCGCGGTCGCCGAGGAGCCGTTCCGCCGGGAGGCCCAGCTGCGGCTCGCGCGCGAGGTCACCACCCTGGTGCACGGCGCCGGGGCGACCGAGGCCGCCATCTCGGCCTCGCAGGCGCTGTTCGGGCAGGGCGACCTCGCCGGGCAGGACCGCGCGACGCTCGAGTCCGCGCTGCGCGAGCTGCCGAACACCACGACGGCACCGGCGACGACCATCGCGCAGGCGCTGGTCGACACCGCGCTGACCAAGAGCCTGGGGGAGGCGCGGCGGGCCGTGCAGCAGGGCGGCGTCTACGTCAACAACGCGAAGGCGGAGGACGCCGACGCCCCGGTCGGCGACCAGCTCCTGCCCGGCGGCATGGTGGTGCTGCGCCGCGGCAAGAAGACGCTCGCCGGCGTGTTCGTGGAGTGA
- a CDS encoding DNA-3-methyladenine glycosylase — MTLYRPDRDAFLASSIEVAPRLLGAVLRHTTDEGTVGLRITEVEAYIGDGADPGSHAFRGRTRRNAVMYGPPGYLYAYFTYGMHVCANIVCSPEGEASAVLLRAAEVVEGEELAALRRSGRTGRTVPHRDLGRGPARLVVAAGITLADDGADLFGDRFALSLPTEQAVYETGPRTGVSGAGGGTAFPWRFWLPGDPSVSPYKRHPKSHD; from the coding sequence GTGACGCTGTACCGCCCCGACCGCGACGCCTTCCTCGCCTCCTCGATCGAGGTCGCCCCCCGCCTGCTCGGCGCGGTGCTGCGGCACACGACCGACGAGGGCACGGTCGGGCTGCGCATCACCGAGGTGGAGGCGTACATCGGCGACGGCGCCGACCCCGGTTCGCACGCCTTCCGCGGCCGCACCCGGCGCAACGCCGTGATGTACGGGCCGCCCGGGTACCTGTACGCCTACTTCACCTACGGCATGCACGTGTGCGCGAACATCGTGTGCTCACCCGAGGGCGAGGCGTCGGCCGTGCTGCTGCGCGCAGCGGAGGTCGTGGAGGGGGAGGAGCTGGCCGCCCTGCGCCGCTCCGGCCGCACGGGCCGCACGGTCCCGCACCGCGACCTGGGACGCGGCCCGGCCCGCCTGGTCGTCGCGGCCGGCATCACGCTCGCCGACGACGGCGCCGACCTGTTCGGCGACCGCTTCGCGCTGTCGCTGCCGACGGAGCAGGCGGTCTACGAGACCGGCCCGCGCACGGGCGTGTCGGGAGCGGGAGGCGGCACGGCTTTCCCCTGGCGGTTCTGGCTCCCCGGCGACCCCAGCGTGTCGCCGTACAAGCGCCACCCGAAGTCGCACGACTGA